A genomic segment from Candidatus Krumholzibacteriota bacterium encodes:
- a CDS encoding PD40 domain-containing protein, with protein MRKSVLLLALIAVLMPLNIDGSAAADSMMGEPIRLMRHPDINNGTIVFSYQGDLWSVPENGGLARRITVHEGTEDYPKFSPDGMRIAFTGDYNERRNALFVMPAVGGVPEPLTYHSSSAQAVTWTRDGKSVIFSSARESFTRFFKQFFTVPADGGLPVEIGLGKASFGTFSDDGARMAYNRHPGRFWWWKRYKGSQNTDVWIHDFEKDTFKQITDYEGNDSWPMWTGEKIYFISDRNGDIANLWVHDLSTGTEKQLTSFGKHGITWPSISPDGSKIVFEREARIYLFDTGTEEAKEVVVYAPIDDRTNMVSWVSPLEFVRSFDISPSGKRIIFEARGELFSAPAKHGDVRNLTESSGSRDSSPAWSPDGKWIAYISDKSGDDEVYLIDQMGKDPERKLTSSGHFKKGLMWSPDSKYILFSNEDNALYLLDAGNGEETRIVRNEHSDITTYSWSPDSKWIAYDFSRRNRKRDIYFYDLKKKEHHQLTHHLADDTEPVFTPDGKYLLLISERYHGARKLCRLSLLPEEKEPFIYPDDEEIIDDDGTDAIEKDDGDDEKDKKDKKDKKKEKKKDVKVSIDFTGIEERIRPVPKTGGRMLNNVQAADKYYYYLVLSAQRVMMRVTYDLYAFDTEKFKTDKIASTISAYGLASGKEHIGIFDGSNFMIVKVGSKASAKKTDDDEDKSGKLEIKRNTTMMLDRRAEWGQIFNEGWRVIKYHFYDQNTHGVDWDYIRDYYGSLLPYVKSRSELNTMMTEMVGELNASHQGVSGGDGEQVERVPMGFMGARLYLDEDSGLPRFDRIFRGDKLSIRDRSPLDNEFVKINKDDYLLAIDGVEIKPFENFYKHLVGKTRNKVSIMTNDKPTLKGAIETKFQPIYQDITLQYNDWVYQNEEAVDRASEGRIGYMHLQDMSGSGWTEFREKFEQYRYKDAMIIDVRYNGGGSIDTRVIDYLERRPYHIQQSRGESPIERPTDVFAGEVVVLCNEYSYSDAEVFPSAVKERGLGTVIGVPTLGFVIAVVPHYLIDGGAIRKTFIGIWEASSMAQLESRGAIPDIIVPSPPEMEKAGRDVQLEKAIEFLKEKCCDPRSYDYKTKIEER; from the coding sequence ATGAGAAAGAGCGTCTTGTTACTGGCGCTGATCGCAGTCCTTATGCCATTGAATATTGACGGTTCGGCTGCCGCAGATTCGATGATGGGAGAACCGATAAGGTTGATGCGTCATCCCGACATCAATAACGGGACAATAGTATTCAGCTACCAGGGGGACCTGTGGTCGGTTCCCGAAAACGGAGGACTGGCCAGGCGTATTACTGTCCATGAAGGAACGGAAGATTACCCCAAATTCTCTCCGGACGGCATGAGGATCGCGTTCACCGGCGACTATAACGAAAGAAGAAACGCCCTTTTCGTTATGCCGGCTGTCGGAGGGGTGCCGGAACCATTGACTTATCACTCCTCCTCGGCCCAGGCTGTGACCTGGACGAGAGATGGAAAATCGGTCATATTTTCATCGGCAAGAGAATCATTCACCCGGTTTTTCAAGCAGTTTTTCACCGTGCCGGCTGACGGCGGGCTTCCAGTCGAGATCGGACTGGGAAAGGCGAGTTTCGGCACTTTTTCCGATGATGGCGCCAGGATGGCTTATAACAGGCACCCCGGGCGCTTCTGGTGGTGGAAGCGTTACAAGGGAAGTCAGAACACGGATGTCTGGATACACGATTTCGAAAAAGATACTTTCAAGCAGATAACAGATTACGAGGGTAACGACTCCTGGCCTATGTGGACGGGAGAGAAGATATACTTTATCTCCGACCGAAACGGCGATATCGCCAATCTATGGGTCCACGATCTTTCAACCGGCACGGAGAAGCAACTGACCAGCTTCGGGAAACACGGTATAACGTGGCCTTCCATCAGTCCGGACGGCTCGAAGATCGTCTTCGAAAGAGAAGCGAGGATATATCTTTTCGACACCGGCACTGAAGAGGCAAAGGAAGTCGTCGTATACGCGCCGATCGATGACCGGACAAACATGGTCTCCTGGGTCAGCCCGCTGGAATTCGTAAGAAGCTTCGATATCTCTCCGTCGGGCAAGAGGATCATCTTTGAGGCGCGAGGGGAGCTTTTTTCAGCTCCCGCGAAGCATGGCGATGTGCGAAACCTCACTGAATCGTCAGGATCGCGCGATTCATCCCCGGCATGGTCGCCTGACGGCAAATGGATAGCATATATATCCGACAAGAGTGGAGATGACGAAGTCTACCTGATCGACCAGATGGGAAAAGATCCCGAGCGAAAGCTTACCTCTTCAGGGCACTTCAAGAAAGGTCTCATGTGGTCGCCTGACAGCAAGTACATACTCTTTTCCAATGAAGATAATGCCCTTTATCTTCTCGATGCCGGAAACGGGGAAGAGACCCGGATCGTCAGGAATGAACATAGCGACATCACCACGTACAGCTGGTCGCCTGACAGCAAATGGATAGCGTATGATTTTTCCCGCCGCAACAGAAAAAGGGATATCTATTTTTACGACCTTAAGAAGAAGGAACATCATCAGCTTACGCATCATCTGGCCGACGATACCGAGCCGGTCTTTACGCCTGACGGTAAATATCTCCTGCTTATTTCCGAGCGTTATCATGGAGCGCGCAAACTCTGCAGGCTGAGCCTTCTTCCGGAAGAGAAGGAACCGTTCATTTATCCCGACGATGAGGAGATCATTGATGACGACGGGACGGACGCTATAGAAAAAGACGATGGCGACGATGAAAAGGACAAGAAAGACAAAAAGGATAAAAAGAAGGAAAAGAAAAAAGATGTAAAGGTCAGTATAGATTTCACCGGTATCGAGGAGAGGATAAGACCTGTCCCGAAGACCGGAGGGCGGATGCTGAACAACGTCCAGGCGGCCGACAAGTATTACTATTATCTTGTCCTGAGCGCTCAAAGAGTGATGATGAGAGTCACCTATGACCTCTACGCTTTTGATACGGAAAAGTTCAAGACAGACAAGATCGCTTCGACTATTTCCGCTTACGGTCTGGCCTCGGGGAAAGAACATATCGGCATCTTCGATGGAAGCAATTTCATGATCGTCAAGGTAGGAAGCAAAGCGTCAGCGAAGAAGACCGACGATGACGAAGATAAAAGCGGCAAGCTAGAGATCAAGCGTAACACGACGATGATGCTGGATCGCCGCGCTGAATGGGGCCAGATATTCAACGAGGGCTGGCGGGTCATCAAGTATCATTTTTACGATCAGAACACCCATGGGGTAGACTGGGATTATATCCGGGATTATTACGGAAGCCTCCTTCCTTACGTGAAGAGCCGCAGTGAACTCAATACGATGATGACCGAGATGGTCGGCGAGCTCAATGCTTCCCACCAGGGAGTGAGCGGTGGCGATGGCGAGCAGGTTGAAAGAGTACCGATGGGATTCATGGGAGCTCGTCTGTATCTCGATGAGGATTCCGGCCTGCCGAGATTCGACAGGATCTTCAGGGGGGACAAGCTGTCGATCAGAGACAGGTCCCCGCTCGACAACGAATTCGTGAAGATCAACAAGGATGATTATCTCCTCGCGATCGATGGCGTCGAGATCAAACCGTTTGAGAATTTCTACAAGCATCTGGTGGGTAAAACGAGAAACAAGGTTTCGATCATGACTAACGATAAGCCGACTTTGAAGGGCGCGATCGAGACGAAATTCCAGCCGATATACCAGGATATCACCCTTCAGTACAACGACTGGGTATATCAGAACGAAGAGGCAGTCGACAGGGCCAGCGAGGGACGGATCGGATATATGCATCTTCAGGATATGTCGGGATCGGGATGGACCGAATTCCGCGAAAAATTCGAACAGTACCGTTACAAGGACGCGATGATAATCGACGTTCGGTATAATGGTGGAGGCTCGATCGACACGAGGGTGATAGATTATCTCGAAAGGCGCCCATATCATATTCAGCAGTCGAGGGGAGAGTCACCGATCGAGAGGCCGACTGATGTCTTTGCCGGTGAAGTAGTCGTACTCTGCAACGAGTATTCATATTCCGACGCCGAGGTATTTCCAAGCGCGGTCAAGGAACGCGGGCTCGGAACGGTCATCGGCGTACCGACGCTCGGATTCGTGATAGCGGTCGTGCCGCACTATCTGATTGACGGCGGCGCGATAAGGAAGACATTCATCGGTATATGGGAAGCGAGCAGCATGGCGCAGCTGGAGAGCCGTGGAGCGATACCCGATATCATAGTGCCGAGTCCTCCCGAAATGGAAAAAGCGGGGCGGGACGTGCAGCTTGAAAAAGCTATCGAGTTCCTGAAAGAGAAGTGCTGTGATCCGAGGAGCTACGATTACAAGACGAAAATCGAAGAAAGATAG
- a CDS encoding ankyrin repeat domain-containing protein — MRSFIIPLVAAVLILGATVPSVAGDIHAAIEAGDAARVKEILRNVPEAVNERADNTFRELPIHFAATVGNIEIARILLDAGADVDAGDSDNSTALGIAAMRKHHEMVRFLLEQGADVNHRDRKADTPLSFACYRGNDEMVQILIDSGADLYFRNPHGETMLHYACQRGLPALAAHIVANGTDLETQSINGGTPLAYAAGSDNTEIVRMLLENGANPNPPVKKGDVTPLIFTTWRDAVESARILLENGANTETRGYQGKTALMNAADNCSMEMASLLIEHGANVNAVDENGATALVLAAEKGKAGQVEALIKAGAKPELGKDKCGRTALQLAAIGGYSDIARMLITAGADPDSKGACGISPVDLAGYYGNGAVTSLLKAKGARAGSKAIDRSPSSLGRPGKDEATIYFLGHSGWAVRTRNHFLIFDYFKQREDPDKPGLCNGRIDPAELSGEMVSVFASHFHGDHYYPGIFEWKDQIADINYFLGLQPRDSVPPYEFMTERMEKKYGDIKLTTIHSTDAGVGMLVEVDGLTIFHAGDHANGETGLMDEFTEEIDFLAARCPRPDICFMGIRGCSLGQPDQVKEGIEYTLEKLRPMVFIPMHASADGSAYREFIGGISEKFSKTGMVAPENRGDHFIYKKGKIIDPRPFIEDLAYGKKKAECAEKTASGCADR; from the coding sequence ATGAGATCTTTTATTATCCCCCTGGTAGCCGCCGTCCTTATCCTGGGAGCTACAGTTCCATCTGTTGCTGGCGATATCCATGCCGCGATAGAGGCGGGAGATGCAGCCAGGGTAAAAGAAATACTGAGGAATGTCCCCGAAGCGGTCAATGAACGCGCGGACAACACTTTTCGCGAACTGCCGATCCATTTTGCGGCAACGGTGGGAAATATCGAGATCGCCCGTATCCTTCTCGACGCTGGAGCCGATGTCGACGCCGGGGACAGCGATAACAGTACGGCGCTTGGGATCGCCGCGATGCGCAAGCACCATGAAATGGTCAGGTTCCTGCTCGAACAGGGAGCTGATGTCAATCACCGCGACCGAAAGGCCGATACCCCTCTCAGCTTTGCCTGCTATAGGGGTAATGACGAGATGGTCCAGATCCTGATCGATTCGGGAGCAGATCTCTACTTCAGAAATCCCCACGGAGAGACCATGCTTCACTATGCCTGTCAACGGGGTCTTCCGGCGCTCGCCGCTCATATCGTCGCGAACGGGACCGACCTGGAAACCCAGTCGATAAACGGAGGTACTCCTCTCGCCTATGCCGCCGGGTCTGACAATACTGAAATCGTCCGCATGCTGCTTGAAAATGGAGCGAACCCCAATCCCCCTGTCAAAAAAGGCGATGTCACTCCCCTTATTTTCACGACATGGCGAGACGCGGTGGAATCAGCGCGTATTCTGCTTGAAAACGGCGCGAATACGGAGACCCGGGGATATCAGGGAAAAACAGCTTTGATGAACGCCGCTGACAACTGTTCCATGGAAATGGCCAGCCTGCTCATAGAGCATGGAGCCAATGTGAACGCTGTCGACGAAAACGGAGCCACGGCGCTTGTGCTGGCAGCCGAAAAGGGAAAAGCCGGTCAGGTGGAAGCTTTGATAAAAGCGGGCGCGAAGCCTGAACTGGGAAAGGATAAGTGCGGAAGGACAGCTCTGCAGCTCGCAGCGATAGGCGGTTACAGCGATATAGCCCGCATGCTTATCACCGCCGGAGCCGACCCGGACAGTAAGGGCGCCTGCGGCATATCCCCAGTCGATCTTGCCGGATATTATGGGAATGGCGCGGTCACCAGTCTGCTCAAGGCAAAAGGCGCTCGCGCCGGATCAAAAGCGATCGACAGGTCCCCTTCTTCACTGGGAAGGCCGGGAAAGGATGAAGCCACCATATATTTTCTCGGCCACAGCGGCTGGGCGGTCAGGACCCGGAATCACTTTCTGATATTCGATTATTTCAAACAGCGCGAAGATCCCGACAAGCCAGGCCTTTGTAACGGAAGGATCGACCCGGCAGAACTATCTGGAGAGATGGTGAGCGTCTTCGCTTCCCATTTCCACGGGGACCATTACTATCCCGGAATATTCGAGTGGAAGGACCAGATCGCTGATATTAACTATTTTCTCGGGCTCCAGCCGAGAGACAGCGTACCGCCATATGAATTCATGACGGAGCGTATGGAAAAGAAATACGGTGATATAAAGCTTACCACGATCCATTCGACCGACGCGGGAGTAGGGATGCTTGTCGAGGTAGACGGCCTTACGATATTCCACGCTGGCGACCACGCTAACGGGGAGACCGGACTGATGGATGAATTCACTGAAGAGATCGATTTCCTTGCCGCGAGATGTCCCCGCCCCGATATCTGCTTCATGGGGATCAGGGGTTGCAGCCTCGGTCAGCCTGACCAGGTGAAGGAAGGGATCGAATACACTCTTGAAAAACTCAGACCGATGGTATTTATCCCGATGCATGCTTCCGCGGACGGCAGCGCCTACAGGGAATTCATCGGCGGGATCAGTGAAAAATTCAGCAAGACAGGGATGGTCGCGCCGGAAAACCGCGGCGATCACTTCATCTATAAGAAGGGAAAGATCATAGATCCCAGACCGTTCATCGAGGATCTGGCCTATGGAAAGAAAAAGGCGGAATGCGCCGAGAAGACCGCCAGCGGATGCGCTGACAGATAA
- a CDS encoding class I SAM-dependent methyltransferase, with translation MYTGLSSRLPRSIAVMAFVFSVLCLFSTPRLFAQEKESADIETLREEFATAYESGDYSTALEKAKKMNETLEWDHAEALFNIARTHSRLGNDMETYIWLKRAIDAGYWWARGIMDEKDLERFRAEPWFRELVRYAWSKGYASLLEREDRGESQYPDKVMESLDLKPGLRIADIGAGTGYFTVRFARAVGPDGKVWARDISQEMLDYLEKRLEVEKIDNVELVKVGPEDPLLEKGSMDMIFMIDTIHYVKDRAAYAKKVLDGLAPGGKFVIIDYRPKPMEERPWGPPPEQQIPRETMDEDMEGAGFKVVGSYDYLPEQYFVIYQAK, from the coding sequence ATGTACACCGGTCTATCGTCCAGGTTGCCTCGATCCATCGCCGTCATGGCGTTTGTCTTCTCTGTTCTCTGCCTTTTCTCCACACCCCGCCTTTTCGCGCAGGAGAAGGAGTCCGCCGATATCGAAACTCTCCGGGAGGAGTTCGCCACAGCGTATGAAAGCGGCGATTATTCGACGGCTCTCGAGAAAGCGAAAAAAATGAATGAGACTCTCGAATGGGACCACGCGGAAGCCTTATTCAATATCGCCCGGACGCACAGCCGCCTTGGCAATGATATGGAGACTTATATCTGGCTCAAAAGAGCGATCGACGCCGGTTACTGGTGGGCGCGCGGGATCATGGACGAAAAAGACCTTGAGAGATTCAGGGCTGAGCCGTGGTTCAGGGAACTGGTAAGGTACGCCTGGTCTAAAGGATATGCTTCCCTTCTTGAACGGGAGGACCGCGGCGAGAGCCAGTACCCCGATAAGGTGATGGAATCCCTCGATCTCAAGCCCGGGCTCCGTATAGCCGACATCGGTGCGGGAACGGGTTATTTCACCGTCCGTTTCGCGAGAGCTGTCGGTCCGGATGGAAAGGTCTGGGCGCGCGATATCTCGCAGGAGATGCTCGACTACCTCGAAAAACGACTTGAAGTGGAGAAGATCGACAATGTCGAGCTGGTAAAGGTCGGACCGGAAGATCCCCTTCTGGAAAAAGGATCTATGGATATGATCTTCATGATAGATACGATCCATTACGTCAAGGACCGCGCCGCCTACGCGAAAAAAGTCCTCGATGGGCTGGCACCCGGCGGTAAATTCGTGATCATCGACTATCGGCCTAAACCGATGGAGGAAAGACCCTGGGGACCGCCTCCGGAGCAGCAGATCCCGCGCGAAACGATGGATGAGGATATGGAAGGAGCCGGTTTCAAAGTCGTCGGATCGTACGATTATCTTCCGGAACAGTATTTCGTGATCTACCAGGCGAAATGA
- a CDS encoding amino acid permease — MNTEKRERGITPGISRQIGSFSATNIVVANIIGAGIFTTSGILAGYLPGPLAVLSCWLFGGLIAIAGALCYAELATRMPFEGAEYIYLKTLYHPVLGFLTGWTSLIVGFSAPIAASAIGFSEYTFAGLNGDLISLQPGMLMIAKKAVAVAIIAIFTAIHYTGVRRGSRIQNILTIVKIAIVIGIAVAGLAAGKGAWSNIGFRESVGPWSWPSFGTAMMLVMFAYSGWNASAYIAGELKNPRRTLRVSLISGTGIVIVLYLAINIFLFHTIPYQQIRGTVVAVEQASVIAFGSWMGKGLSLMVGLALLSSLSAFIIIGPRVYFAMARDKLFLPFASKVHPGYGVPGRSIIIQGVIAMVMVSIGSFEQLLVYLGFGLSIFPWLAVAGIFIARKRKTGESTAVKVPWYPFVPLFFLISMLALMAVAFYNRPFESGAAIVSVVAGIPVYFIWVRALGGGKKINENF, encoded by the coding sequence ATGAATACCGAGAAGAGGGAGCGCGGCATCACCCCGGGCATTTCAAGACAGATCGGAAGTTTTTCAGCAACGAATATCGTCGTCGCCAATATCATAGGGGCGGGGATATTCACTACATCGGGGATCCTTGCCGGCTATCTTCCCGGGCCCCTTGCCGTCCTTTCCTGCTGGCTCTTCGGCGGGTTAATAGCGATCGCCGGGGCTCTATGTTATGCCGAGCTTGCCACCAGGATGCCGTTTGAAGGAGCTGAATATATCTATCTCAAGACCCTTTACCATCCAGTCCTTGGTTTTCTTACCGGGTGGACAAGCCTGATCGTCGGATTTTCCGCGCCGATAGCTGCTTCGGCGATCGGCTTTTCCGAGTATACCTTCGCCGGTCTGAACGGAGATCTGATATCCCTTCAACCCGGCATGTTGATGATAGCGAAGAAAGCGGTCGCCGTCGCGATAATAGCGATATTCACCGCTATTCACTATACCGGCGTAAGGAGAGGGTCGAGGATCCAGAACATACTTACGATCGTAAAGATCGCCATCGTGATCGGAATCGCCGTGGCGGGGCTTGCCGCAGGCAAAGGAGCCTGGTCAAACATCGGTTTCCGCGAAAGTGTCGGACCATGGTCATGGCCCTCTTTCGGAACGGCGATGATGCTGGTGATGTTCGCCTACAGTGGATGGAACGCCAGTGCCTATATCGCCGGGGAACTGAAGAATCCGCGGCGGACGCTCCGAGTTTCTCTTATCTCCGGGACGGGGATAGTCATAGTACTGTATCTCGCGATCAATATATTCCTTTTCCATACGATCCCTTATCAGCAGATCAGGGGGACAGTAGTAGCCGTCGAACAGGCTTCCGTTATAGCTTTCGGCAGCTGGATGGGGAAGGGGCTTAGCCTGATGGTCGGTCTTGCCCTGCTTTCTTCCCTCAGCGCGTTCATAATTATAGGTCCGAGAGTATATTTCGCGATGGCCAGGGATAAGCTTTTCCTGCCGTTTGCTTCGAAAGTACATCCAGGATACGGGGTGCCGGGGCGTTCGATCATCATCCAGGGAGTCATCGCGATGGTGATGGTATCGATCGGATCGTTCGAGCAGCTGCTCGTCTACCTCGGGTTCGGGCTGAGCATCTTTCCCTGGCTCGCCGTCGCCGGCATTTTTATCGCCAGGAAAAGAAAGACCGGTGAATCGACAGCGGTAAAGGTTCCATGGTATCCATTCGTCCCTCTGTTTTTCCTTATCAGCATGCTCGCCCTTATGGCAGTCGCATTCTATAACAGGCCCTTTGAATCGGGGGCGGCGATTGTATCTGTCGTCGCCGGTATCCCCGTATATTTCATCTGGGTCCGGGCGTTGGGCGGAGGGAAAAAGATTAACGAAAACTTCTGA
- a CDS encoding BlaI/MecI/CopY family transcriptional regulator — MKRKPKLTPAEWEIMEAVWDLGGEPSVREVLEHLFPNGEKAYTTVQTVLNTLEKKKLLTRHKTGLVNFYSPICSREELTRTELSSIVSRIFGGSIPAFANSLLSLDSVDLDEIKKIKRLIDRREKELREKES; from the coding sequence ATGAAGAGAAAACCGAAACTGACTCCGGCAGAGTGGGAGATCATGGAAGCTGTCTGGGATCTGGGGGGTGAGCCATCAGTACGCGAGGTCCTCGAACATCTCTTTCCGAACGGGGAAAAGGCTTATACGACGGTGCAGACTGTCTTGAACACTCTTGAGAAGAAAAAGCTGCTCACCCGGCACAAGACGGGACTGGTCAATTTCTATTCTCCAATCTGTTCGAGGGAGGAACTTACCAGAACAGAGTTATCGTCAATAGTCTCGAGGATCTTTGGAGGTTCGATCCCGGCATTTGCCAATTCGCTTCTTTCGCTTGATAGCGTCGATCTCGACGAGATCAAAAAGATCAAGAGACTTATCGATCGGCGCGAGAAGGAACTCAGGGAGAAGGAATCATGA
- a CDS encoding histidine kinase: MAGPIIKFNHRRVLSHAGFWIAYLAINTFIYGYPEGNYKLQLSLFLLYMPATMLATYFTTYLLIPYFLLRKKLTLFFLLTLVSSFLFGMLQQLNVVYLVVPKYMPEYTGRYTLISFGITYRIVAIYTTVAIAASIKLLKYWYRTEYLKQQVEKEKLRAELAYLKAQIHPHFLFNTLNNLYALTLKNDSRAPEIVLKLSELLDYILYECGTPVISLKKEIALMENYIELEKLRYGTRLNIDFRVDGKDDRIEIAPLLLLPLVENAFKHGTSHDPKDPWMRIRLDIDENRIEFLVENGKSGNGKGENGQHQGIGLENVQRRLELLYPKKHDFELSDLDESFSVKVSIIFDQTEKDGI, from the coding sequence ATGGCAGGTCCGATCATAAAATTCAACCATAGGCGCGTTCTATCCCATGCCGGGTTCTGGATCGCCTATCTCGCGATCAATACTTTCATCTATGGTTATCCCGAGGGGAATTACAAGCTCCAGTTATCTCTTTTTCTCCTCTATATGCCAGCGACAATGCTGGCGACGTACTTTACGACATATCTCCTGATTCCGTATTTTCTTCTGCGAAAAAAACTGACCCTCTTTTTTCTCCTTACCCTGGTCTCCTCTTTTCTGTTCGGCATGCTGCAGCAATTGAATGTCGTATATCTGGTCGTACCGAAGTATATGCCTGAATATACAGGTCGGTATACATTGATCTCGTTCGGGATCACATACCGGATCGTTGCGATATATACCACCGTGGCGATAGCGGCGTCGATCAAGCTGCTCAAGTACTGGTACAGAACGGAGTATTTGAAGCAGCAGGTCGAGAAGGAAAAGCTAAGGGCAGAGCTCGCATACCTGAAGGCACAGATCCATCCTCATTTTCTCTTCAACACTCTTAACAACCTCTACGCGCTTACCCTGAAGAACGATTCCCGCGCTCCGGAGATCGTCCTTAAGCTTTCCGAGCTTCTCGACTATATTCTTTATGAATGCGGCACGCCGGTGATCAGTCTGAAGAAGGAGATCGCTCTTATGGAAAACTATATCGAGCTTGAAAAACTGAGATATGGTACGAGGCTCAATATTGATTTCCGCGTCGACGGAAAAGATGACAGGATCGAGATCGCCCCGCTGCTTCTCCTGCCACTGGTGGAAAACGCCTTCAAGCACGGCACCAGCCATGATCCCAAAGATCCCTGGATGCGCATACGACTTGATATCGATGAGAACAGGATAGAATTTCTGGTAGAGAACGGAAAGTCAGGAAATGGAAAAGGCGAAAATGGGCAACATCAGGGGATAGGGCTGGAAAACGTCCAGAGGAGGCTTGAGCTTCTTTATCCGAAAAAACATGACTTCGAATTGTCTGACCTGGATGAGAGTTTTTCGGTAAAAGTCAGCATCATTTTCGATCAGACGGAGAAAGACGGCATATGA
- a CDS encoding response regulator transcription factor, whose product MKNRCIIVDDEPLAIEVIANHLERFSEFEIASTCANAAEALEVLKSEKIDLMFLDIQMPDIKGTDFLRLLDNPPAVIFTTAYRDFALEGYELSVLDYLVKPVSFDRFMKAINRYLDSRGKKKERSAADEPIPSGNGYINVKSERKTVRVPLDRIIYLEAMKDYVNIVSTDGHIMTNTAMHILEAGLPPENFLRIHRSYVVSIDRVNSFNSEMIETGKKQLPIGRSYKKRVMKILESPRSG is encoded by the coding sequence ATGAAAAACCGGTGTATTATCGTAGACGACGAACCGCTCGCGATAGAAGTGATCGCGAATCATCTCGAGCGGTTCAGCGAGTTCGAGATAGCGTCGACGTGCGCGAACGCCGCTGAAGCTCTGGAAGTCCTGAAATCTGAAAAGATCGACCTGATGTTTCTTGATATCCAGATGCCTGATATCAAGGGAACCGATTTTCTCAGGTTGCTCGACAATCCGCCGGCAGTGATATTCACGACCGCCTACCGCGATTTCGCGCTCGAAGGATACGAGCTTTCAGTTCTTGACTATCTTGTGAAACCTGTCTCTTTTGACAGGTTCATGAAGGCGATCAACAGATATCTCGATAGCCGCGGAAAGAAAAAAGAACGATCCGCCGCCGATGAACCGATTCCGTCGGGCAATGGATATATCAACGTGAAAAGCGAACGGAAAACTGTCCGCGTTCCGCTGGACCGGATCATCTACCTTGAGGCGATGAAAGATTATGTCAATATAGTATCGACAGATGGTCATATCATGACGAACACGGCGATGCATATCCTTGAGGCAGGGCTGCCTCCGGAGAATTTTCTCCGTATCCACAGGTCGTATGTCGTGTCGATCGACAGGGTGAACTCATTCAATTCGGAGATGATAGAAACAGGTAAAAAGCAACTTCCGATCGGGAGAAGTTACAAAAAACGCGTGATGAAGATCCTCGAGTCGCCTCGAAGCGGATGA